From Pseudanabaena sp. PCC 6802, one genomic window encodes:
- a CDS encoding glucokinase: MAIVLAGDVGGTKTLLRLADTTTSKYGHLPLLLFEASYASNTYEHLTVIVQKFLTTSEASLGYLPQPKTACFGIAGPVVDRTSELTNLGWSLQGDRLAAALGIGRVELINDFAAVGYGIEGLAPQDLHTLQVGESQPHAPIGLIGAGTGLGEGFMIWDGSGYKVYSSEGGHTDFAPRDRLEIDLLQYLLQRHERVSVERVVSGQGIVSIYQFLRDSQFATDEVGLDAIVRDWEQGKQALSPAAAISQAGIEKRDRLAVQTMQMFVRAYGAEAGNLALKLLPYGGLYIAGGVAAKILPLMEQGEFMMAFQQKGRMQPILKDVPVHIILNPEVGLIGSMLYATRACLED; the protein is encoded by the coding sequence ATGGCAATAGTATTAGCTGGCGACGTGGGTGGCACCAAAACCTTACTGCGTTTGGCAGACACCACAACTTCCAAATATGGGCACCTGCCCTTACTCCTATTTGAAGCGAGTTATGCCAGCAACACCTACGAGCATTTAACGGTAATCGTGCAGAAGTTCCTGACCACGTCGGAGGCTAGCTTGGGATATTTGCCGCAGCCGAAAACTGCCTGTTTTGGCATTGCTGGGCCAGTGGTCGATCGTACTTCAGAACTGACAAATTTGGGCTGGTCGTTGCAAGGCGATCGCCTTGCGGCAGCTTTGGGCATTGGGCGGGTAGAGTTAATCAATGACTTTGCGGCTGTAGGCTACGGCATTGAAGGGCTTGCTCCCCAGGATTTGCATACGCTCCAGGTTGGGGAATCACAACCACATGCCCCCATAGGGTTGATTGGAGCTGGTACGGGACTGGGAGAGGGTTTCATGATCTGGGATGGGAGCGGCTACAAGGTTTATAGTTCGGAAGGCGGACATACTGATTTTGCTCCGCGCGATCGCTTGGAAATAGATCTACTGCAATATCTCTTGCAAAGACACGAGCGCGTATCCGTCGAGCGAGTAGTGTCCGGACAGGGAATAGTCTCAATTTATCAGTTTCTTCGAGATAGCCAATTTGCCACTGATGAGGTTGGACTCGATGCGATCGTAAGAGATTGGGAACAGGGTAAGCAAGCTCTCTCTCCAGCCGCTGCTATTTCTCAAGCCGGAATTGAAAAGCGCGATCGCTTAGCGGTACAAACTATGCAGATGTTTGTACGGGCTTATGGTGCGGAGGCAGGCAATTTGGCACTCAAGTTGCTCCCCTATGGTGGGTTATATATTGCTGGTGGTGTGGCGGCTAAGATCTTGCCACTGATGGAACAGGGCGAATTTATGATGGCATTTCAGCAGAAGGGGAGAATGCAACCGATTTTGAAGGATGTTCCCGTCCACATCATTTTGAATCCAGAGGTAGGATTGATTGGCTCGATGCTTTATGCGACAAGAGCTTGCTTGGAGGATTAA
- a CDS encoding iron uptake porin: MKNYLRLAGGISVLTMAGLVAGSPVLAETTAEVTQPNQVSQVTEVLNNNEVLSQNVTSVSQLSDVKSTDWAFTALQSLVERYGCIAGYPDRTYRGQRAMTRFEFAAGLNACLDKINEIITAGLADKVSKEDFAAVQKLQEEFAAELAALKGRVDTLESKTATLEAQQFSTTTKLSGQAIFAVTGSSGGNNNNTNTTFNSRVRLDFNTSFTGDDILITRLQAGNGGSTAGNIIGIAPAGDLGNIGFDTFALDYAGVGSNFGLQKLVYEFKPFKDLKVAIGPAINVWDYVDVNSFANNEAVDFSSTFFINNPLIVLINPFNGVPGAALDWNPGGGAFSLRAVYAAANGSIASSGNNGTGAITNRGLFGDPYQGTIELEFAPKDGDKKGPFALRLQYTRGAISNVDINSGGVNVEWAFAKGAALFGRYGFGSIDGRGVPLSATASSYSNFVNPGTGNNINPQTWMFGFAFPDLFKPGSLAAIAVGQPFITNQVGNSTQTNLELFYNFPISDNIRITPDLQFIFNPNNSSANSTVTVGTIRTVFSF; this comes from the coding sequence ATGAAAAATTACCTTAGGTTAGCAGGCGGTATCAGTGTCCTGACTATGGCCGGTCTAGTGGCAGGCAGTCCGGTATTAGCCGAAACTACAGCAGAAGTTACTCAACCAAACCAGGTTAGCCAGGTTACGGAAGTACTGAATAACAATGAGGTTCTATCTCAAAATGTTACTTCTGTTTCGCAACTAAGCGACGTTAAGTCCACCGACTGGGCATTTACGGCTTTGCAGTCCCTGGTCGAGCGCTACGGATGTATTGCTGGTTATCCCGATCGCACCTATCGCGGTCAACGCGCCATGACGCGCTTTGAGTTTGCTGCAGGTCTCAATGCTTGCTTGGACAAAATCAACGAAATCATCACGGCTGGTCTGGCAGATAAAGTCAGTAAAGAAGACTTCGCCGCCGTCCAAAAACTGCAAGAAGAGTTTGCAGCCGAACTAGCTGCCCTGAAAGGTCGCGTAGACACCTTAGAATCTAAGACTGCAACTCTAGAAGCACAGCAGTTCTCCACCACAACTAAACTCAGCGGTCAGGCCATTTTTGCTGTTACTGGCTCTAGTGGTGGCAATAACAACAATACCAACACGACTTTCAATTCCAGAGTTCGCCTTGACTTCAATACCAGTTTTACCGGAGATGACATCTTAATTACCCGACTGCAAGCTGGTAACGGTGGTTCGACTGCCGGTAATATCATTGGCATTGCTCCGGCTGGCGACCTTGGCAACATTGGCTTTGACACATTTGCCCTGGACTATGCTGGGGTTGGATCTAACTTTGGCTTGCAAAAACTGGTTTATGAATTTAAACCATTCAAAGATCTCAAGGTCGCTATTGGTCCTGCAATCAACGTTTGGGATTACGTTGATGTAAATAGCTTTGCCAACAACGAAGCCGTTGACTTCTCGTCTACCTTCTTCATCAACAATCCATTGATAGTGCTGATTAACCCATTCAATGGCGTACCCGGTGCTGCTCTCGATTGGAACCCTGGTGGTGGAGCATTTAGCCTCCGAGCCGTGTATGCTGCTGCCAATGGCTCGATCGCTTCTTCAGGCAATAACGGTACTGGCGCTATTACCAACCGTGGTTTATTCGGCGACCCCTACCAAGGGACGATCGAACTTGAGTTCGCGCCTAAGGATGGCGATAAGAAAGGCCCATTTGCTTTGCGTCTGCAATATACCAGAGGTGCAATCAGCAATGTGGATATTAACTCTGGCGGGGTCAACGTTGAGTGGGCGTTTGCGAAGGGTGCAGCTTTGTTTGGTCGCTATGGCTTCGGCAGTATAGATGGTCGTGGCGTGCCGCTTAGCGCTACCGCATCATCCTACAGCAACTTTGTCAACCCCGGCACAGGCAACAACATTAACCCTCAAACCTGGATGTTTGGGTTTGCCTTCCCAGACTTATTTAAGCCAGGCTCTCTCGCCGCGATCGCTGTGGGTCAGCCATTCATTACTAACCAGGTGGGTAACAGCACTCAAACTAACCTGGAGTTGTTCTACAACTTCCCCATCTCTGACAACATCAGAATCACTCCCGACCTCCAGTTCATCTTTAACCCCAACAACAGCAGTGCCAACAGCACGGTTACAGTTGGAACAATTCGGACTGTATTCAGCTTCTAA
- the clpP gene encoding ATP-dependent Clp endopeptidase proteolytic subunit ClpP has translation MIPTVIEQSGRGERAFDIFSRLLRERIIFLGQPIDDTISNLVVAQLLFLEAEDPEKDIFVYINSPGGSVTAGMAIYDTMQHIGPDVSTICVGLAASMGAFLLAGGTSGKRLSLPHARIMIHQPLGGAQGQATDIEIQAKEILYHKNRINELLAFHTGQPIDRIMQDTERDFFMSAAEAESYGLIDRVVVKRPMAEIAA, from the coding sequence ATGATCCCAACCGTCATTGAACAGTCTGGCCGTGGAGAGCGTGCCTTCGATATTTTCTCTCGCCTGCTAAGAGAGCGGATCATTTTTTTGGGCCAGCCCATCGATGACACTATTTCAAACTTGGTAGTCGCCCAATTACTGTTCCTCGAAGCAGAAGATCCTGAAAAGGACATTTTTGTCTACATCAACTCTCCTGGCGGCTCCGTGACCGCAGGCATGGCAATCTACGATACCATGCAGCACATTGGCCCCGATGTTTCTACCATCTGTGTGGGATTAGCTGCCAGTATGGGGGCATTTTTGCTAGCAGGTGGAACTAGCGGAAAGAGATTATCCCTACCCCATGCCAGAATTATGATCCACCAACCTCTAGGTGGCGCTCAAGGTCAAGCAACTGATATTGAGATTCAGGCAAAGGAAATTCTCTACCATAAAAATCGCATTAACGAACTGCTCGCATTCCACACAGGTCAACCGATCGATCGCATTATGCAAGATACGGAGCGCGACTTTTTTATGTCTGCTGCAGAAGCGGAAAGCTATGGGTTGATCGACCGCGTTGTCGTCAAACGCCCCATGGCAGAAATAGCTGCCTAG